The proteins below are encoded in one region of Taeniopygia guttata chromosome 15, bTaeGut7.mat, whole genome shotgun sequence:
- the PIK3IP1 gene encoding phosphoinositide-3-kinase-interacting protein 1 isoform X3: protein MLPGGSRRALRAVLLLGSLLLGAARGAEECLRGNGASYRGSRQVATGGAPCLNWLTVRSGPGAALPAVDEDHNSCRNPDGDAAPWCYIQGATGIPERRSCDIAQCSADATATTAPVPTAEVGTSQEDEQVFEPADTLPSRSEAAAVQPVIGISQRVQMNSREKKDLGTLGYVLGLIMMVIIIAIGAGIVLGYIYKRGKDLKEKHEQKVYEREMQRITLPLSAFSNPTCELVDENTIVVHTNQTPVEDTRDGSGPLMGQAGTPGA from the exons ATGCTGCCCGGGGGCTCGCGGCGGGCGCTGCgcgctgtgctgctgctgggctcgctgctgctgggggccGCCCGCGGCGCCGAGG AATGCCTCCGCGGCAACGGCGCGTCCTACCGCGGCAGCCGGCAAGTGGCCACCGGCGGCGCCCCGTGCCTCAACTGGCTGACGGTGCGGAGCGGCCCCGGCGCCGCGCTCCCGGCAG TCGATGAGGACCACAACAGCTGCAGGAACCCGGACGGCGACGCCGCGCCCTGGTGCTACATCCAAGGCGCTACCGGGATCCCCGAGCGGCGATCCTGCGACATCGCCCAGTGCTCAG cagaTGCTACAGCTACCACAGCCCCAGTCCCTACAGCAGAAGTTGGTACTTCCCAGGAGGATGAGCAGGTGTTTGAACCAGCTGATACCTTGCCCTCCCGGAGCGAGGCAGCTGCGGTGCAGCCCGTCATTGGCATCAGTCAGAGAGTACAGATGAACTCCAGAGAAAAGAAGGACTTAGGGACACTAG GTTATGTGCTGGGGCTGATCATGATGGTGATAATCATTGCCATCGGGGCTGGCATTGTCTTGGGATACATCTATAAGAG GGGGAAAGACCTGAAGGAGAAGCATGAGCAGAAGGTTTATGAGCGTGAAATGCAGCGCATCACGCTGCCCCTGTCAGCGTTCAGCAACCCCACGTGCGAGCTCGTGGATGAGAACACCATTGTGGTGCACACCAACCAGACGCCCGTGGAGGACACGCGGGACGGCAGCGGCCCCCTcatggggcaggcagggactCCTGgtgcctga
- the PIK3IP1 gene encoding phosphoinositide-3-kinase-interacting protein 1 isoform X1: MLPGGSRRALRAVLLLGSLLLGAARGAEECLRGNGASYRGSRQVATGGAPCLNWLTVRSGPGAALPAAVDEDHNSCRNPDGDAAPWCYIQGATGIPERRSCDIAQCSADATATTAPVPTAEVGTSQEDEQVFEPADTLPSRSEAAAVQPVIGISQRVQMNSREKKDLGTLGYVLGLIMMVIIIAIGAGIVLGYIYKRGKDLKEKHEQKVYEREMQRITLPLSAFSNPTCELVDENTIVVHTNQTPVEDTRDGSGPLMGQAGTPGA; this comes from the exons ATGCTGCCCGGGGGCTCGCGGCGGGCGCTGCgcgctgtgctgctgctgggctcgctgctgctgggggccGCCCGCGGCGCCGAGG AATGCCTCCGCGGCAACGGCGCGTCCTACCGCGGCAGCCGGCAAGTGGCCACCGGCGGCGCCCCGTGCCTCAACTGGCTGACGGTGCGGAGCGGCCCCGGCGCCGCGCTCCCGGCAG CAGTCGATGAGGACCACAACAGCTGCAGGAACCCGGACGGCGACGCCGCGCCCTGGTGCTACATCCAAGGCGCTACCGGGATCCCCGAGCGGCGATCCTGCGACATCGCCCAGTGCTCAG cagaTGCTACAGCTACCACAGCCCCAGTCCCTACAGCAGAAGTTGGTACTTCCCAGGAGGATGAGCAGGTGTTTGAACCAGCTGATACCTTGCCCTCCCGGAGCGAGGCAGCTGCGGTGCAGCCCGTCATTGGCATCAGTCAGAGAGTACAGATGAACTCCAGAGAAAAGAAGGACTTAGGGACACTAG GTTATGTGCTGGGGCTGATCATGATGGTGATAATCATTGCCATCGGGGCTGGCATTGTCTTGGGATACATCTATAAGAG GGGGAAAGACCTGAAGGAGAAGCATGAGCAGAAGGTTTATGAGCGTGAAATGCAGCGCATCACGCTGCCCCTGTCAGCGTTCAGCAACCCCACGTGCGAGCTCGTGGATGAGAACACCATTGTGGTGCACACCAACCAGACGCCCGTGGAGGACACGCGGGACGGCAGCGGCCCCCTcatggggcaggcagggactCCTGgtgcctga
- the PIK3IP1 gene encoding phosphoinositide-3-kinase-interacting protein 1 isoform X2 produces MLPGGSRRALRAVLLLGSLLLGAARGAEECLRGNGASYRGSRQVATGGAPCLNWLTVRSGPGAALPAAVDEDHNSCRNPDGDAAPWCYIQGATGIPERRSCDIAQCSDATATTAPVPTAEVGTSQEDEQVFEPADTLPSRSEAAAVQPVIGISQRVQMNSREKKDLGTLGYVLGLIMMVIIIAIGAGIVLGYIYKRGKDLKEKHEQKVYEREMQRITLPLSAFSNPTCELVDENTIVVHTNQTPVEDTRDGSGPLMGQAGTPGA; encoded by the exons ATGCTGCCCGGGGGCTCGCGGCGGGCGCTGCgcgctgtgctgctgctgggctcgctgctgctgggggccGCCCGCGGCGCCGAGG AATGCCTCCGCGGCAACGGCGCGTCCTACCGCGGCAGCCGGCAAGTGGCCACCGGCGGCGCCCCGTGCCTCAACTGGCTGACGGTGCGGAGCGGCCCCGGCGCCGCGCTCCCGGCAG CAGTCGATGAGGACCACAACAGCTGCAGGAACCCGGACGGCGACGCCGCGCCCTGGTGCTACATCCAAGGCGCTACCGGGATCCCCGAGCGGCGATCCTGCGACATCGCCCAGTGCTCAG aTGCTACAGCTACCACAGCCCCAGTCCCTACAGCAGAAGTTGGTACTTCCCAGGAGGATGAGCAGGTGTTTGAACCAGCTGATACCTTGCCCTCCCGGAGCGAGGCAGCTGCGGTGCAGCCCGTCATTGGCATCAGTCAGAGAGTACAGATGAACTCCAGAGAAAAGAAGGACTTAGGGACACTAG GTTATGTGCTGGGGCTGATCATGATGGTGATAATCATTGCCATCGGGGCTGGCATTGTCTTGGGATACATCTATAAGAG GGGGAAAGACCTGAAGGAGAAGCATGAGCAGAAGGTTTATGAGCGTGAAATGCAGCGCATCACGCTGCCCCTGTCAGCGTTCAGCAACCCCACGTGCGAGCTCGTGGATGAGAACACCATTGTGGTGCACACCAACCAGACGCCCGTGGAGGACACGCGGGACGGCAGCGGCCCCCTcatggggcaggcagggactCCTGgtgcctga
- the PIK3IP1 gene encoding phosphoinositide-3-kinase-interacting protein 1 isoform X4, with protein sequence MLPGGSRRALRAVLLLGSLLLGAARGAEECLRGNGASYRGSRQVATGGAPCLNWLTVRSGPGAALPAVDEDHNSCRNPDGDAAPWCYIQGATGIPERRSCDIAQCSDATATTAPVPTAEVGTSQEDEQVFEPADTLPSRSEAAAVQPVIGISQRVQMNSREKKDLGTLGYVLGLIMMVIIIAIGAGIVLGYIYKRGKDLKEKHEQKVYEREMQRITLPLSAFSNPTCELVDENTIVVHTNQTPVEDTRDGSGPLMGQAGTPGA encoded by the exons ATGCTGCCCGGGGGCTCGCGGCGGGCGCTGCgcgctgtgctgctgctgggctcgctgctgctgggggccGCCCGCGGCGCCGAGG AATGCCTCCGCGGCAACGGCGCGTCCTACCGCGGCAGCCGGCAAGTGGCCACCGGCGGCGCCCCGTGCCTCAACTGGCTGACGGTGCGGAGCGGCCCCGGCGCCGCGCTCCCGGCAG TCGATGAGGACCACAACAGCTGCAGGAACCCGGACGGCGACGCCGCGCCCTGGTGCTACATCCAAGGCGCTACCGGGATCCCCGAGCGGCGATCCTGCGACATCGCCCAGTGCTCAG aTGCTACAGCTACCACAGCCCCAGTCCCTACAGCAGAAGTTGGTACTTCCCAGGAGGATGAGCAGGTGTTTGAACCAGCTGATACCTTGCCCTCCCGGAGCGAGGCAGCTGCGGTGCAGCCCGTCATTGGCATCAGTCAGAGAGTACAGATGAACTCCAGAGAAAAGAAGGACTTAGGGACACTAG GTTATGTGCTGGGGCTGATCATGATGGTGATAATCATTGCCATCGGGGCTGGCATTGTCTTGGGATACATCTATAAGAG GGGGAAAGACCTGAAGGAGAAGCATGAGCAGAAGGTTTATGAGCGTGAAATGCAGCGCATCACGCTGCCCCTGTCAGCGTTCAGCAACCCCACGTGCGAGCTCGTGGATGAGAACACCATTGTGGTGCACACCAACCAGACGCCCGTGGAGGACACGCGGGACGGCAGCGGCCCCCTcatggggcaggcagggactCCTGgtgcctga